Proteins co-encoded in one Papaver somniferum cultivar HN1 chromosome 5, ASM357369v1, whole genome shotgun sequence genomic window:
- the LOC113282753 gene encoding bifunctional purple acid phosphatase 26-like: MFKCMGARNWSFQFLLICLVLLSCAEDSKAGLTSSFIRQLWPSTDIPLDNKVFAVPTGHNAPQQVHITQGDYDGKAVIVSWVTTEIPGPSKVQYGKSEHQYQWSAEGTITNYTFYEYKSGYIHHCLVDGLEYDTKYYYKIGMGDSARTFWFHTPPKIDPDAAYTFGIIGDLGQTYNSLSTLEHYMQSKGQAVLFLGDLSYADRYTKNDIGIRWDSWGRFAERSAAYQPWIWTVGNHEIDYMPELGEVLPFKNFIHRYATPFLASKSSDPVWYAIRRASAHIIVLSSYSPFVTYTPQWRWLREELTKVDREKTPWLIVLMHVPLYNSNEAHFMEGESMRVAFESWFVQYKVDFILSGHVHAYERSHRISNIHYNVSAGDAYPVPDKSAPVYLTVGDGGNQEGLASTFMDPQPEYSAFREASYGHSTLEIMNRTHALYHWHRNDDSNKVTADSVMFLNQYSESKLQMREEEDLAKEL, translated from the exons ATGTTTAAGTGTATGGGTGCCCGGAATTGGTCATTTCAGTTTTTACTCATATGTTTAGTTCTATTGAGCTGTGCGGAGGATAGCAAGGCAGGGCTTACTAGTTCTTTTATACGTCAGCTATGGCCGTCAACAGACATTCCTCTTGATAATAAAGTATTTGCTGTTCCTACCGGTCATAATGCGCCTCAACAA GTGCATATTACACAAGGTGATTATGATGGGAAAGCTGTCATAGTTTCGTGGGTTACAACTGAAATTCCTGGACCAAGCAAAGTGCAGTATGGAAAGTCTGAGCATCAATACCAATGGAGTGCTGAGGGAACAATCACAAATTACACATTTTACGAGTATAAATCTGGCTACATTCACCATTGCCTTGTCGATGGTCTTGAG TATGACACCAAATACTACTACAAGATTGGAATGGGCGATTCTGCTCGAACATTTTGGTTTCACACACCTCCAAAGATTGATCCAGATGCTGCTTACACTTTCGGAATTATTG GTGATTTAGGCCAGACCTATAATTCTCTTTCAACCCTGGAGCATTATATGCAAAGTAAAGGACAAGCAGTTCTGTTTCTTGGAGATCTTTCTTATGCAGATAGATACACAAAGAACGACATTGGTATTAGGTGGGACTCATGGGGCCGCTTTGCTGAACGTAGCGCTGCATATCAGCCTTGGATTTGGACAGTTGGGAACCATGAAATTGATTATATGCCTGAGCTG GGAGAAGTTCTCCCTTTCAAAAATTTTATCCATCGGTACGCTACACCTTTCCTGGCTTCGAAGAGTAGCGATCCTGTTTGGTATGCAATCCGGCGTGCTTCTGCTCATATTATAGTACTATCAAGCTACTCTCCATTTG TGACGTACACCCCTCAATGGAGGTGGCTCCGCGAAGAGCTTACCAAAGTGGACAGAGAGAAAACACCTTGGCTTATTGTTCTCATGCATGTCCCGCTTTACAACAGTAACGAAGCACATTTCATGGAGGGTGAAAGCATGCGTGTTGCATTTGAGAGTTGGTTTGTACAATATAAAGTTGATTTCATCTTGTCCGGCCATGTTCATGCGTACGAAAGATCA CACCGTATTTCCAACATACACTACAATGTCTCAGCTGGTGATGCTTATCCGGTGCCTGACAAGTCGGCTCCTGTTTATTTAACAGTTGGTGATGGAGGAAATCAGGAAGGTCTTGCTTCAAC GTTTATGGATCCACAGCCGGAATACTCTGCATTCAGGGAAGCCAGTTATGGTCATTCTACTCTGGAGATAATGAATCGTACGCACGCGTTGTACCATTGGCACCGCAATGATGATAGCAATAAAGTAACAGCAGATTCTGTTATGTTCCTCAATCAGTACTC GGAAAGCAAATTGCaaatgagagaagaagaagacttgGCAAAAGAACTTTGA
- the LOC113279619 gene encoding uncharacterized protein LOC113279619, with product MAIGRLQDEKVTLRKQSYRIAPNTPSIVNTSRPFNSREPISSSKPMTETPVVRRLTQAEAEERRKQQLCYNCDEKWHRGHRCKTHTLFLIDRYDNQDEDNGTDEVAIEEESEKEAVEISMHALDGSLAPQTMWVQGEIKKAKVTILIDSGSTHNFVDSAIPKRMGIKIIKDETFEVLVANGARMTCDGRCLDMDYKLNKYGFKGNFYVLPLGGCDVVLGAQWLETLGPITWDFRHLTMDFKRDGERIRLEGDKKNKVKLANINSIQKLLNKGSTGFFCKINQCIEAQISQETPGEIQELIEKFGEVFSVPTMLPPVRNHDHRITLQPGSAPINVRPYRYAHYQKVKKKDGTWCMCVDYRALNQATVKDKFPIPVIDELLDELHGSLFFSKLDLRSGYHQIRINQLRKSVLVFFDDILIYSPTWEAHLLHLREVFLILESHQLKVKLSKCSFGTERVEYLGHIISRGGVEADPSKIRDMLDWPLPRTVKALRIPRFDRIL from the exons ATGGCAATTGGAAGGTTACAAGATGAGAAGGTAACATTGCGAAAACAATCATATAGAATAGCACCAAATACACCTAGTATTGTTAATACTAGTAGACCTTTTAATTCTAGAGAACCTATATCATCTTCAAAACCCATGACAGAAACTCCAGTTGTTAGAAGATTAACTCAGGCTGAAgctgaagaaagaagaaagcaaCAACTATGTTATAACTGTGATGAAAAGTGGCACCGAGGTCATCGCTGTAAAACTCATACATTGTTCTTAATTGATAGATATGACAATCAGGATGAAGATAATGGTACAGATGAAGTTGCTatagaagaagaatctgaaaaagaagctgtCGAGATTTCTATGCATGCACTTGATGGATCATTAGCTCCACAAACCATGTGGGTACAAGGAGAAATTAAGAAGGCTAAAGTTACCATACTTATCGATTCTGGAAGTACCCATAATTTTGTTGATTCTGCGATACCTAAAAGAATGGGAATTAAGATAATTAAAGATGAGACTTTTGAGGTGTTGGTAGCTAATGGTGCTAGAATGACTTGTGACGGAAGATGCTTGGATATGGATTATAAGTTAAATAAATATGGGTTCAAAGGAAATTTTTATGTATTGCCACTTGGGGGATGCGATGTGGTTCTGGGAGCCCAATGGTTAGAAACGTTGGGTCCCATAACTTGGGATTTCAGACATTTAACCATGGATTTTAAGAGGGATGGTGAACGTATTCGACTAGAaggagataagaaaaataaagtaaagttAGCCAACATCAATAGCATCCAGAAACTCTTAAATAAGGGATCAACTGGGTTCTTTTGCAAAATCAACCAATGTATAGAAGCACAAATTAGTCAAGAAACACCAGGGGAGATACAAGAATTAATTGAAAAGTTTGGTGAGGTGTTCTCGGTACCCACAATGCTGCCACCTGTGAGAAACCATGATCACCGCATAACGTTACAACCTGGGAGTGCTCCAATCAATGTACGACCTTACAGGTACGCACATTACCAGAAAG TTAAGAAAAAAGATGGCACTTGGTGTATGTGTGTTGATTATAGAGCTTTAAACCAGGCTACTGTCAAGGATAAGTTTCCTATTCCAGTCATTGATGAGTTATTAGATGAACTACATGGATCTTTATTCTTTTCGAAGCTAGATTTAAGATCGGGTTATCATCAAATTAGGAT aaatcaattaagaaaatctgtcttggttttctttgatgatattctgaTCTATAGTCCTACCTGGGAAGCACATTTATTGCACCTTCGTGAAGTATTCCTGATATTAGAAAGCCATCAACTTAAGGTCAAATTAAGTAAATGTTCTTTTGGTACTGAGAGGGTTGAGTATTTGGGTCATATCATCTCAAGAGGAGGAGTGGAAGCTGATCCTAGCAAGATACGGGATATGTTGGACTGGCCGTTACCAAGAACTGTCAAGGCATTACGAATTCCTAGGTTTGACAGGATATTATAG
- the LOC113282752 gene encoding bifunctional purple acid phosphatase 26-like, translated as MFGSTSGWTLSLQLLLVCAVLLSCTEDSKAGLTSTFIRKQWPSKDIPLDNEVFAVPKGHNAPQQVHITQGDYDGRAVIVSWVTTEIPGPSKVQYGKSEEQLQWSAEGTITNYTFYQYKSGYIHHCLVDGLEYDTKYYYKIGMGDSARKFWFHTPPKIDPDAAYTFGIIGDLGQTYNSLSTLEHYMQSKGQAVLFLGDLSYADRYTKNDIGIRWDSWGRFAERVAAYQPWIWTVGNHEIDYMPELGEVRSFKNFMHRYTTPFLASKSSEPLWYAIRRASAHIIVLSSYSPFVKYTPQWWWLQEELARVDREKTPWLIVLMHVPLYNSNEAHFMEGESMRVAFESWFVQYRVDFIFSGHVHAYERSYRISNINYNVSAGDPYPVPDKSAPVYLTVGDGGNQEGLASRYKDPQPEYSAFREASYGHATLEIKNRTHALYHWNRNDDGQKVTTDTVMFLNQYWASHLHRRRRRLEKRGLKSFTASY; from the exons ATGTTTGGGAGTACGAGTGGATGGACTTTGTCATTGCAGCTTTTACTCGTTTGTGCAGTTTTATTGAGCTGTACGGAGGATAGCAAAGCAGGGCTTACTAGTACTTTTATACGTAAGCAATGGCCGTCTAAAGACATTCCTCTTGATAATGAAGTATTTGCAGTTCCTAAAGGTCATAATGCGCCTCAACAA GTGCATATTACCCAAGGTGATTATGATGGGAGGGCAGTCATAGTTTCATGGGTTACAACTGAAATTCCTGGACCAAGCAAAGTGCAATATGGGAAGTCTGAGGAACAACTCCAGTGGAGTGCTGAGGGAACAATCACAAACTACACATTTTACCAGTATAAATCTGGCTACATTCATCATTGCCTTGTCGATGGTCTTGAG TATGACACCAAATACTACTACAAGATTGGAATGGGTGATTCTGCTCGAAAATTTTGGTTTCACACACCTCCAAAGATTGATCCAGATGCTGCTTACACTTTTGGAATTATTG GTGATTTAGGCCAGACCTATAATTCTCTTTCAACCCTCGAGCATTATATGCAAAGTAAAGGACAGGCAGTGCTATTTCTTGGAGATCTTTCTTATGCGGATAGATATACAAAGAACGACATTGGTATCAGGTGGGACTCATGGGGCCGCTTTGCTGAGCGTGTCGCTGCATATCAGCCATGGATTTGGACAGTTGGAAACCACGAAATCGATTACATGCCTGAGCTG GGAGAAGTTCGCTCTTTCAAGAATTTTATGCATAGATACACTACACCTTTCCTGGCTTCAAAGAGTAGCGAGCCTCTTTGGTATGCAATCCGACGTGCTTCTGCTCATATTATAGTACTATCAAGCTATTCTCCATTCG TGAAGTACACCCCTCAATGGTGGTGGCTCCAAGAAGAACTTGCCAGAGTGGACAGAGAGAAGACACCTTGGCTTATTGTTCTTATGCATGTACCTCTTTACAACAGTAATGAAGCGCACTTCATGGAGGGTGAAAGTATGCGTGTCGCGTTTGAGAGTTGGTTTGTACAATATAGAGTTGATTTCATCTTTTCCGGCCATGTTCATGCTTACGAAAGATCA TATCGAATTTCCAACATCAACTACAATGTATCAGCTGGTGATCCTTATCCCGTGCCTGACAAGTCAGCTCCTGTTTACTTAACCGTTGGTGATGGAGGAAATCAAGAAGGTCTTGCATCAAG GTATAAGGATCCACAACCAGAATATTCTGCATTCAGGGAAGCCAGTTATGGTCATGCTACTTTGGAGATAAAGAATCGTACGCACGCATTGTACCATTGGAACCGCAATGATGACGGCCAAAAAGTAACAACAGATACTGTTATGTTCCTCAATCAGTACTG GGCAAGCCATTTGCATAGGAGAAGAAGGAGACTCGAGAAAAGAGGTTTGAAAAGCTTCACTGCCTCATATTAA